The genomic interval atgtaaTGAATATTCTGTTGGAGCTtaatttttactcttcatcctctatttttaggataaacgataagatagatgagctgttgggacgCTCTTACGTGGATTCTCTACAGCGTTCGAGTTGGAAGACCAATGGCTGGGATCAGTCACTGCCCGTAGTAGTATACTACTAGCTCTACAGTGAaggtaatttgttttttgtaaTGTGGTTcgattcaaatgaaaaaattgcaATGTGATTGGATCATTGTTCAAAGATTCCGTCTAGGAGAGGCTAGTTGTGCATTCAAGGAGAACAATCAAAAACAGTTTCTGCAGCAGAAAGGGGAGCACAGTAAATGACATTATGGGAGCAAGATCTCACCATCTGATCTCTAGTACACAATCAGCACACCCCAGAAATTATGTAGTATGGAGCTGGTACAGAAAAAATCTACGTCATCTCGTCTCGTCCACAGTAAACCGGAGCAGTGTTGACACGGTAATTAAATCCGTGTCGCCGTAGCAGCAACCCAGCAACGCAcccgaaatttttttaaaaaacacagtGTGCAAACCTCCGGCCTCGCAGCACGCAGTACTACTATCGCCGTCGGAAAAGGCctttttttagtcatttctttGCCACAACATTTTACCTTTTTagcatttaaataattattattagtcGAGATAAGGCATTAGGATTTAAGAAGTTGTAGAACAAACGCATTCAGATTTGGAAAAGTGAGGACATTGTATTCTTTGTAGACTTATACGTCATCTgttttagatataattatttttaggtttaaAATATCTgataatatttatagtttaacTTCTTTAATCAATCActtctaatttaaaatttattttatttacctaCACGTACGCCCTCGTAATATTCATTACTACTACTTAACATGTTAAGATGCATATAACAGTTTATCCTCCTTAGACACAGTTCCTGGTAAATAGGTTACTATAGTAGCTCCTAAGAGATCCTCAATAGCTCATCAATCTCATCCtccatcttaaaaatagaggatgaagaataaaagttaatctccagcagaacatctatctcatcatctattttgaaTGTCATTTATATTAGGAGAAAGAacctctatatttagatgttctctctccaatccttcaaatagatatagatatagaggatgtcatatatacatgatgtgttagagtacaaagagatataaaggatgaaaatactttagataatcatccagatgaacaaatttaaataaactgTTGGGATGCTCGTGACACGTGCACTAGTGCCGTGGATTTGATGAGTGCCAGTAGCGCTTGTAGTGAAACGGCTATGATGGCGGCGTACGGCACGGGGGAACAGTCCGTCCAATCACACGAAATTACGAAGCGGATACGGGGGACGAATCGACGATACGTGACATGACGCTCGCCTTCTGGTCCGGGGTGGCATCAAGCCTGCGGCGCGCCGCAGCACTGCACCACATTAACGTCGCTGTGCTGCAACTGGTACAGCGCCAGTACTACCCTCCCCGCCGTATGctataagtttaaaaatagagttaacTACTGCCCAacatctgttttatattatataagaatAGTTagacttgtctaaatttatcgatcgataaatatatataatttatatatggatctagattcattagtatccatatgaatctatacaagactaaaaaattttatactgtaAAACGAAGGGAGTGATATGTTAGAGTTAACATTCGAACCCTTTAcatgtatttaatttattacagtatattttcatttctctGCTCCACGTGGACATGAGAGCTAGTCTTATCGACTCGCTTGTGTTTATccgataaaatttgaatttttaattttaaattagttttattagtTTTCTCATCGTAGTGCATTTGTAGCTTtggttttagatcactaaaaaccatgtatataacatttttatttataaataaattgtttcgcttttttctttcaaaacaCAAAAGAGTAGTTGGCTTATAGTAGTTTTCTGCTATTTTCCTTGCTCGTATTAAACTTTATCTTTAGAAAAGATTCTTTTACCGCCACTTTGTTTCTAAAGTAATCATTGTACTAAAGTTTAAGAAAGTAGTAGATATATTTTGGATTGGTCAAAGAGGATGATAAATGTATTgcaattttaaaatactattaCATAGCATTAATagcattttagttttaattatatactagtaAATTACTCGTGCGTTGTAAcgggattttatattttaaaaatatccttaatatttaaaagaacagagtacaaataaaaaataaggtattataaactttaaaactgATATATGACCtagtaaaaagtaaaaacccATGTAACCTAAAAAACCCATTTGActaaaaaaccccaaaaatctattaaaaaaaccctaaccctaaccatACTATCTCTCCCATCACTCACTCCCTTCTCCTCTCATGATCTGGCAGCGGCGGTAGCAGataggcgggcgcgggcgtaGAGCACAAGGAGGGATGGTTGGCGGGCACGCAGAGATGGTGAGGaggggcggcggggcgggtTGGCGGCGTCGGGATGGCGCGGGGGACGGAGGGACATCGTGATGGCTGGCGTCATTGTCTTCCTATCCTACGACGGTGAGTCGTCCACCTCCGCTCTCTCTACACTGTCTGTTGCGGGGTCTTGACCGAGACGGTGCGACGGCGGGATTGTCGGGCAGGGTGGAGTTGGCAATACTGATAAATAGGGCTCACACGTCATTGACTCTGATAGTGATGGCAGATTCAGTGTCATCACCGTTAAAATCGATATAGATCGCTATAGTAGAAGTACGTGGACACAGCGCCAACCCAGCAGCACACAGCGGAGCAAAGGCCGCTTCTGCTTGCTATAGTGGTATATGGAGTACTGCTCTTGAGCGAGGAAGAGGACAGCAGGGCACGGACAACCATCGCCATCGCGCCATTAATTGCGGCTCCTCTCCACCCCAATTCATGTCGGCCATAGCCGAGAggacgcagcagcagcacactAAAGACTGCACCTCATCAAAGCTGCAGCTGCGACGTCAAACTCCAAAACTCCTCTCCTGATCCATTATTATTAGAGACGCGCGCGAGAAAGAAACGTGATACGCACTGCACCGCGCTGCACACCTAATTAAACCCGGCGTCACGAACTCACGACTTGCGCAGCGCTCGTAATTGCAGCTGCTCTGCTTCGACTACAACGTCGTCGAGTAATCAATGCGCCCCATGTACTAACTCGTACTCCACGGTACGTACAGTATGCTGCAGATTGATTGGATCACTAATCTGCCAATGAGATGATTAATTATGATGGTAGATGTGGACTAAAATGGGAAGTTGATTAAGGCCGAATGCTTTGATCAATTACAGAGAGTGCTAGTACTACTAGTATCCTCGTGTTCTATggagtactactactacgtgtttgattgattgattgattgattgattttcCTAACAGAATTGGGGCATGGCTTAGCAAAGCTAAGTCACATGTGTCCGCCGTGGGATGATGATCGATGCGGGGTGAGGTGGTAAGAAGCTAGGTGCCGAGGAAGCCGACGTTGAGGTCGATCCGCGGCTTCTTCTtgggcgccggcgacggcggcggcggcacgtgCGACTCGCACCGCGGGCACCGGGGGTCGGACCGGGAGATGAGCACGTAGAGGAAGCACCTCGGGCACGCGGCGGCCACCATGCCGCTGCCCCCCGCGGCGGACGGGGAGTCGCAGCCGTCGCCCtgctccacgccgccgccgccgccgccgccgcggcgcttcacggaggaggtggtgacggaggacgacgacggggacGCGCCGGcgctgtgctgctgctggtgctggtggtggCCGTGCTTGCCGCGCTCGAACCGCTCCAGCGCCGTCTTCACCTTCTCGATCGTGCACACGCTGTGGTACGTCGTCGTGCCGCCCGCGCTtggggcggccgccgccgtggaagTGCAGGGCTTGGCCGCcgaagcggcggcgccggggacgGGGAAGAGGTTGAGATccctcggcgtcgccgggcACACCTGCTTCTGCAGGGACACCTTGCCGGACTGCACAAACACAGTAAAAGTTAAGACCTTTGAGACAGAAACCGAATCAGAGCGAAAAGATTAACCGATTTTCGGATACAAAAATTGCGAATTTCTCAATGCTGCAcgtaaaaatcataaattgaAACTAACAGTTGCTTTCATTCTTGGTACTGTTGGAATTACCACAGGAATTCTACTAGCCCTTGCCAAGATAACACGGCAGAAGAAGGTAAACTgaccacagaaaaaaaaaggaattgacTGTATCTAAAATAAGGAATCTACTAGTCATAGCATATTGAGTAATCCACCAGTAGATACTCTGATAAACAAGGTAATTTAATGAACATACTCTTGCTAGTAGTATTAAAATGGCTTGCTCAGTTTCTAGATTACGCTTATCTACCtgtctatctttttttaaaaaaaatgagaccAGACCAaacttgaagaaaaaaatttgggggATCGAATTAATTCCTGCCCTTTGGGTCAATCCACGGTGCTGTTCCACCAAATCACTATTCTTGAGCAGCTTGTGATCATTAAATCTTGCTCTAATTTCCCAACTAAACCAGCCAACCAATTCATAGATCACAACCAAACTGATAGTACTAGCTAACCAAAGAAAGCATGCTGAATCCAATCGAACAGGGGAGAAGAAAGCGAGGGCGGCCAGGAGCGGAGCTCGCATACCACGGCGTCGTGCCTGGcagtcgcggcggcggcgtccctggcgtcgtcggcggccaCGCACCCGCCGAGGAAATCCCTGGTGACGAGCTCCGccgctctgccgccgccgtccgccgcccgcgccatATACCCCACCGCCCCTGCAACCATCTATagaagcagcagctagctagctagcacaccACCACCATACGCCACACGTACGGCCCACACCTCAGCTAgctcaagcaagcaagcagcaagcagcaagcTATACACACTCCTAGGCAATCCAACAGAAGCTAGCTACCACCGGAGACGAAGCCGAGAGACGGCGAGAGCcggggggagaggagaggagatagATATACCGGAGTAGGAGGAGGGGGGAAACAGGGGAGGTTTTGGAGGGACGCATGGGCGCCATTAATTAAGGTGTTGGAAAGGCAAGGCATGAGGACAAGATGTGCAATCAATGCGGCCCGACCCCCCCGCATTGATGGCAAGGCCTCCCGGCGTGTGACGGACTGCGACGGTGGaccagcctcctcctcctcctactcctactcctactAGTAGTCTACAACGTACTGCTGACTACTTCGctttccttctctctctacTACTATCtgattagagagagagaggggggagggagagCGTGAGGCTTATGTAATCCGTGTGCATGCGGAGGTGGCGTAGATGACCCGGAGTAGGAGTAGTTTGATGCACGTATGGGGGGTGGAGTACTGCGTTTTGTGGGCATTTCCGGGGACCCATGCCCGAGGTATCTTCTTTGGGATTGGTAAATTATGTGTGGACTCTACTCTACACCctgtaaaggaaaaaaatgggcATAATGAGGTTGAATTTTCCAGGTGATTTCGGATTAGAGGTCTCTTCGTTTGACAGATACTCCTTCTGTCCCAAAAACCAAATCTCCGGTTttcgtgtctaacgtttgaccatctatcttatttaaaatttttttaagaaattagaaaaaaattagtcacacgtaaaatactatttatgatttatcatctaataaaaacaaaaatattaatcgcaaaaaaatttaaataagacaaaaaaatcaaaaattataggtaaaaagtgaaaaactagtttattttgagacggtgAAAGTATTTCAGAGGAAACAGTTTAATTCCTTCAATTTTTCTGTAAAAATCCTTTGAAACGAAGAGGTCCTAGGAAAAAATCCCTTGCGGGAAGTGGGTGGTAGGAGGGCTTTAGAAATGGGAGAAAATTACTGTTTACCCTCTTTACAAATGGCTACATGCGTAAAGCTCATAATTACCTGAATTTAATTCCGATTTGCCATATGGTCATATTTTCACTCTGTTTTTTAATCCACGTGaagtttattttggtttttttgttgGGTTTGGTGTGATGGACAACACTAAATACCCTTGGGTCCATATGTACGTCATACCATAGCTTTCTACTTTCAATTGATGAGAGAGAATTAGGAGAGACACCGTGAAGAACCCCTCGGATAGCGGATATCCCCACTAATAACCACTATCGAGCATGTTGTTGCCCTTTATAATGTGTGCTAAGGATGAGCCGTGGAACTATAGTACAACGACAATAGCATGCTCTTGCAACAATAGAAAAGAGGCATTGAGAACAAAGGGAACACTGAGTGGCAACAAAAGAAGCGAGCTGAAGAAGCTTTAACGACAACACATCCTTCACAACGGCGAGCACCATCAGTCACATCAAGTGACAAGGCCAATAAGGAACACACAAATGAAGCTCACATTGTCCTTGACGTGGTCACAACCAGAAAGATCGAACAGTGCAGATCCATTGATCATGCCATCATTCACCACTATCACGCTCAGATCCATCGACACCATTGAGGGAGGGAGGTAAGATAAGAGTTGTTGATGCATCATGATGGAAGGCCACCATCCCCAAGCCCAGTGACATCCTCGATACCGATGAGGAGATGCACAGGTGGTCTTACATCTTGTCTCTCCTCCTTACCCCTCTTTCATTAGCTCGAGGTAGGGACTATGGGAGTAGACTTACATGTTAACCCAAGGTATTTTTTGTGTTTCAATATCATTTGCCACATGACAAAACACATGCAAAATAGATGCTACAAAGGTGCAAAAGCGAAAAGTGGCACACGAGAAAGTTTAAGTAGAGACCAAGCGGcaaataagaataaaaatcaTGGAGAGTTGCATTTAGGCATGAGTCATTTGGGAATATCGTGAATGTTATGTTATCCTTGTAAAAGGAGAAGTGCTATCGGGGCTTTTGAAATGGACAATTGGATGGATTAtgcacaatttattttcatagatTGGTTAAATATTATACTCTCTTCTATCATGGCCACAAGTTCTTATCTTCTAGAATGAAGATAGCGCATTAGAAAGTCAACATATGATTGAACAAGTTATATAAGGAGTAGTTAATGTTAACATAGAGCAGATAAGCCAACTACCATTAGCTAAAAAGAACGCAATGTACACGTAGGATTGTAAGATGCAAGTATATAATCTACAAATTTTATGACGGATACCTAAGAATTCTTTTCTAGCTTTGTTTTAGTCTAGTGCAGGAGTGATATCTTTAAGGCAACAAGATGTAGAAACATAACAATAAAAAGAACCAAGGATTTGAAAGACAATATTCTCTAATGCTGCAGAAATGGAAATCACATGGAATCCGAAAAATCTTTTGATAGCATCATATAGAACAAACAAAGTAAAGGTAatttgtaagatgtttgacgaTATTTTGCTTAATTTCCAATGAAATTAATGGAAACTTTCCTATCCTTTCATATGAGTCAaagttttcatataattttttttggaagtcTCTAAAATTTCCATGACAATAATATCTTTCAAAGTGGCTATAAGTATTCTTGGCTCccattgttttccttttcattgAAAAAGTGAAACCTTGTATTTaagtatgaaaaataatttacatgtaaaacttttatatatctatctgtagtgacaaaaaaaagttaaagtcataaaataaactatgatgaaaaccataaaatcaagttcagaataaaattttagaattcaaaAAGTTCACAGGCAGCTGCAACATTGAAATGGCAAGAaccttttgtcttttttttacttataatacaCTCTAAGAGCCCATTTGAATCACAGAAAAAACggagaaataggaaaaatataggattctgacagaatgtaagtgtaaaacagaggattgcaaaacacagaaaaaatatagtaataaccgtttgattggaccataggaaaaacataggaatttaagaagagataaagactcaaagtattttttctatgaggttctacctcttgttaaattttctccaaaacttacGTAGTAagaggaatttcataggaatttcatagaattttatatggttcattcctttgtttcaaagggctttataggaaaaattcctataaaattgaaatcctctaaaattcctataaattttatttgaatcaAATGAGGCCTAACTGTGGATGTCACTCGTCAAGCAATCTTGTGTCAACGAATAATTAGGTCAAAGATTGGATAGGCGAACAGAGGATGACCTGCTTGTAGGAAGTTTAGTTTACGAGGTGTGACACTACATGTCTACTTCCATAATTGAATATATATCCACATATCACACCTACCCAGAATAGACGAATTTCTGTTGAGATCAAACATTTGCACGTTGGCATGGACTTTTCAGATTTCATATTTCAGCAAATTTACTGGTTTGACATGGTCATTAAATAAGAGAGTTTCGTAAAATAAGAGAGAAGTTATATCCCTATAAAACTCGATAACTAtaccataaaactatataatgAGACTGGCCGTAAAACTATACATTGAGACTGGCCGTAATTGTTTATTAGTATTACGCCTTGCCGACCCCAACCACTGATT from Oryza brachyantha chromosome 3, ObraRS2, whole genome shotgun sequence carries:
- the LOC102703292 gene encoding protein bunched, class 2/F/G isoform-like; translation: MVAGAVGYMARAADGGGRAAELVTRDFLGGCVAADDARDAAAATARHDAVSGKVSLQKQVCPATPRDLNLFPVPGAAASAAKPCTSTAAAAPSAGGTTTYHSVCTIEKVKTALERFERGKHGHHQHQQQHSAGASPSSSSVTTSSVKRRGGGGGGGVEQGDGCDSPSAAGGSGMVAAACPRCFLYVLISRSDPRCPRCESHVPPPPSPAPKKKPRIDLNVGFLGT